The Candidatus Hinthialibacter antarcticus genome contains a region encoding:
- a CDS encoding SMP-30/gluconolactonase/LRE family protein produces the protein MKRIVLSSCVFLFSGFFILTAAAQEVTAPGAELELLSSGFSFTEGPAADAEGNVYFTDQPNDRILKWSTNNVLSVYMKPSNRSNGMFFDAKGNLIACADEKNELWSIAPNGDVTVLVKAYDGKLLNAPNDVYVHPGGAMYMTDPMYKRPWWTDRPSDILQGGEFVYRLSPDGKTLERMETDIVKPNGIIGTPDGKYLYVADIGDKKIYRYDIAADGSLRNQTLICNQQSDGLTLDVEGNIYTTSGDGVVVYDKTGKKLQQIEVPQGWTANACFGGKDRDVLFITAVKGLYSIKMRVKGAY, from the coding sequence ATGAAGCGAATTGTTTTGTCGAGTTGCGTGTTTTTATTCTCAGGATTCTTCATTCTTACCGCTGCCGCCCAAGAGGTCACCGCTCCCGGCGCTGAACTGGAACTGCTTTCCAGCGGATTTTCGTTTACCGAAGGCCCCGCCGCCGATGCGGAAGGCAATGTCTATTTTACCGACCAGCCGAATGACCGCATCTTAAAATGGAGCACGAACAACGTGCTGTCGGTTTACATGAAACCGAGCAATCGCAGCAACGGTATGTTCTTCGACGCAAAAGGCAACCTCATCGCCTGCGCTGATGAGAAGAATGAATTGTGGTCGATTGCGCCCAACGGCGACGTGACCGTGTTGGTCAAAGCGTATGACGGCAAGTTGCTCAATGCGCCCAATGATGTGTATGTTCACCCCGGCGGCGCGATGTATATGACCGACCCGATGTACAAACGGCCATGGTGGACGGACCGCCCATCGGATATTTTGCAGGGCGGGGAATTCGTCTACCGCCTCTCGCCCGACGGCAAGACGTTGGAACGCATGGAAACCGACATCGTCAAACCCAACGGAATCATTGGGACGCCAGACGGTAAGTATTTGTATGTCGCTGACATCGGCGACAAAAAGATCTATCGCTATGACATCGCCGCAGACGGCTCGCTCCGCAATCAAACCTTGATTTGCAACCAGCAGTCGGACGGCCTGACCCTGGACGTGGAAGGCAACATCTATACCACCAGCGGAGACGGCGTGGTGGTCTATGACAAGACGGGAAAGAAATTACAACAGATTGAAGTGCCGCAAGGTTGGACGGCGAATGCGTGTTTTGGCGGCAAAGACCGCGACGTATTGTTTATTACAGCAGTCAAAGGGTTGTATTCAATCAAAATGCGCGTCAAAGGCGCCTATTGA